A genomic stretch from Chryseobacterium sp. SNU WT5 includes:
- the pdhA gene encoding pyruvate dehydrogenase (acetyl-transferring) E1 component subunit alpha: protein MKEFSQEVYLKWYEEMTMWRRFEDKCRSLYLKQKIRGFLHLYNGQEAIPAGFTHAMDLSKDSMITAYRCHIHPMAMGVDPKRIMAELCGKATGTSGGMGGSMHIFSKEKRFYGGHGIVGGQIPLGAGIAFADKYFETGGVNICFFGDGAARQGSLHETFNMAMNWKLPVVFVVENNGYAMGTSVGRTANHEDIYKLGLGYEMPCLPVDAMDPVKVAEAAYEAIERARRGDGPTFIEARTYRYRGHSMSDAEPYRTKDEVAEHKKNDPIEIVKHRILENKWATKEQLEALEDKSREFVDECVEFMEQSPYPDVSKVYDYVYAQEDYPFVDKVENN, encoded by the coding sequence ATGAAAGAATTTTCGCAAGAAGTTTACCTTAAGTGGTACGAAGAAATGACAATGTGGAGAAGGTTTGAAGACAAATGTCGTTCCCTTTACCTAAAGCAGAAAATCAGAGGATTTTTGCATTTATATAATGGTCAGGAAGCTATTCCAGCTGGATTTACACATGCCATGGACCTTTCAAAAGACAGTATGATTACCGCTTATCGTTGTCACATTCATCCAATGGCAATGGGGGTAGATCCAAAGAGAATTATGGCAGAACTCTGTGGTAAAGCCACAGGAACTTCTGGTGGAATGGGTGGTTCTATGCACATTTTTAGTAAAGAGAAAAGGTTTTATGGTGGTCACGGAATTGTAGGTGGTCAAATTCCATTAGGTGCTGGGATTGCGTTCGCCGATAAGTATTTTGAAACCGGAGGGGTGAATATCTGTTTCTTTGGAGATGGAGCTGCTCGTCAAGGTTCTTTACATGAAACATTCAACATGGCAATGAACTGGAAGCTTCCTGTAGTTTTTGTTGTAGAAAATAATGGTTATGCAATGGGAACTTCTGTCGGAAGAACCGCTAACCATGAAGATATTTATAAATTAGGATTAGGGTATGAAATGCCTTGTCTTCCTGTAGATGCTATGGATCCTGTGAAAGTCGCCGAAGCTGCTTATGAAGCAATTGAAAGAGCAAGAAGGGGAGATGGACCAACATTTATTGAAGCAAGAACGTACCGATATAGAGGTCACTCTATGTCTGATGCAGAGCCGTATAGAACCAAAGATGAAGTTGCAGAACATAAGAAAAATGATCCTATCGAAATCGTAAAACACAGAATTTTAGAAAATAAGTGGGCTACAAAAGAGCAATTAGAAGCTTTAGAAGATAAATCCCGTGAGTTTGTAGATGAATGTGTGGAATTTATGGAGCAATCTCCTTATCCAGACGTTTCAAAAGTGTACGATTACGTATATGCGCAGGAAGATTATCCTTTTGTGGACAAGGTAGAAAATAACTAA
- a CDS encoding Crp/Fnr family transcriptional regulator: MMSDSHQNITKYLAEVLEIPVDAVADCNNHYTYKRVARNQLLLREGEIGSDTFFVEKGLLRMYSIDKNGKEHIIQFAPEKWLISDRSSVYFNEKSNYYIEAVEDSEVCVLSSVFFSKMNEVFKNTSENNDILLQKHIRILQNRINSLLAETAEERYLNFIKMYPDILLRVPQWMVASYLGITPESLSRVRKELVRKNFEPS, translated from the coding sequence ATGATGAGTGATTCTCACCAAAATATCACCAAATATTTAGCTGAAGTTTTAGAAATTCCAGTTGATGCAGTCGCTGATTGTAATAATCATTATACTTATAAAAGGGTTGCTAGAAATCAACTCTTGTTAAGAGAAGGTGAGATTGGAAGTGATACTTTTTTTGTGGAAAAGGGCTTGCTTCGGATGTATTCCATTGATAAAAATGGCAAAGAACATATCATTCAGTTTGCACCTGAAAAATGGTTGATTTCTGATCGTAGTTCTGTTTATTTTAACGAAAAATCAAACTATTATATTGAAGCCGTCGAAGATTCTGAAGTGTGCGTTTTGAGTAGTGTTTTTTTCTCTAAAATGAACGAAGTATTCAAGAATACTTCTGAAAATAATGATATACTGCTTCAAAAACATATTCGGATTTTACAAAATAGAATTAATTCGTTGCTTGCAGAAACTGCCGAAGAACGGTACTTAAACTTTATAAAGATGTATCCTGATATTTTATTACGTGTGCCTCAATGGATGGTCGCTTCCTATCTTGGAATAACGCCTGAAAGTTTGAGTAGAGTCAGAAAAGAACTGGTTAGAAAAAATTTCGAACCCTCATAA
- a CDS encoding DUF4153 domain-containing protein, producing the protein MISKIQAVFGKTSTVIQNYFMILTMALICSFFSIALTASPGRMDDYNFFHLKIAIVSALGISLLFALKMLSQRIGKELILNLVGIAFLVLIYFLLPVREKNFTEVYAYLLIPLFLLSHILVAFIPFLNKNQELRFWRYNKNLFINTFLTAVFTGVLTGGVLLAILAIDNLFDFNFNSNYYNYTFNFLSIVGSAFIFLLFNEKGLHDLEVDGDYPVILKFFTQYILIPLLIIYLVILYFYSAKILINWELPRGWVSYLILAYSIVGILAILLVHPLKEETARSWVKIFSKAFYYTLIPLIILLFTAIFTRILEYGYTEPRYFVLLLAIWLTIVGLYFILIPRDTIKFVPVSLFAVAVFALAMPYFNAFSVANRSQENELMQTLKEHNLLENGKINFTKKVKSSVVSEVGDKFQFLAKRNQQEFLKPLVSNKIHTEIEKSIVNGNYYGVENSIQKHFTNITADEPIKNNGYESVELTAKSSITNISEYTYLFKASKFESDTFTFDDNTLELSIFSNSESNSKYNLRLNDETVNLKPDFEQLFKKYTFSGETKVDHLFITKKIGKYEIKILFDNINKIKDGPNSDPRYLILSQSVFILIK; encoded by the coding sequence ATGATTTCAAAAATTCAGGCCGTTTTTGGTAAAACAAGTACGGTAATTCAGAATTATTTTATGATTCTGACCATGGCGCTCATTTGTTCCTTTTTCAGTATTGCTCTTACAGCAAGTCCTGGTAGGATGGACGACTATAATTTTTTTCATCTTAAAATAGCAATTGTTTCTGCCTTGGGAATCTCGCTGCTATTCGCCCTGAAAATGCTTTCACAAAGAATAGGAAAAGAATTGATCTTAAATTTAGTGGGAATTGCATTTTTAGTTTTAATTTACTTTTTACTTCCAGTTAGAGAGAAAAACTTTACAGAAGTTTACGCATATTTACTCATTCCTTTATTTTTACTCAGTCACATCTTAGTGGCTTTTATACCTTTTTTAAATAAGAATCAAGAACTTAGATTTTGGCGGTATAATAAAAACCTGTTTATCAATACTTTTCTAACCGCAGTATTCACCGGCGTTTTAACCGGTGGTGTTTTACTTGCTATTTTAGCCATAGATAACCTGTTCGACTTTAATTTTAACAGCAACTATTACAATTATACGTTTAATTTCTTGTCAATCGTTGGAAGCGCTTTTATCTTTTTACTTTTTAATGAAAAAGGACTGCATGATTTAGAAGTTGATGGGGATTATCCTGTAATCCTGAAGTTTTTTACGCAGTATATTCTAATTCCTTTACTCATCATCTATTTGGTCATTTTGTACTTTTATTCAGCAAAGATTTTAATTAATTGGGAACTTCCTAGAGGTTGGGTCTCCTATTTAATTTTAGCGTATTCAATTGTTGGAATATTAGCAATTCTACTGGTACATCCATTAAAAGAAGAAACCGCCAGATCTTGGGTTAAGATATTTTCTAAGGCATTTTATTATACGCTGATCCCACTGATCATCTTACTTTTTACCGCTATTTTTACAAGAATTCTCGAATACGGTTATACCGAACCTCGCTATTTTGTGCTGTTGCTGGCAATTTGGCTCACTATTGTAGGTCTTTATTTTATATTAATTCCAAGAGATACCATCAAATTTGTTCCAGTAAGTTTATTTGCTGTTGCCGTTTTTGCTTTAGCGATGCCTTATTTTAATGCATTTTCAGTTGCAAATAGAAGTCAGGAAAATGAACTCATGCAAACTTTAAAAGAACATAATCTATTAGAAAATGGGAAAATAAACTTCACTAAAAAGGTTAAAAGCAGCGTGGTTAGTGAAGTTGGTGATAAATTTCAATTTTTAGCAAAAAGAAATCAACAAGAATTTTTAAAACCCTTAGTTTCAAATAAAATTCATACTGAAATTGAAAAAAGCATTGTAAATGGGAATTATTACGGCGTAGAAAATTCGATACAAAAGCATTTTACCAATATAACCGCTGACGAACCAATCAAAAATAATGGGTATGAAAGTGTCGAATTAACTGCAAAAAGTTCTATTACCAATATTTCGGAATATACATACTTATTTAAAGCTTCTAAATTCGAAAGCGATACCTTCACATTCGATGATAATACGCTTGAATTAAGTATTTTCAGTAACTCAGAAAGTAACTCTAAATATAATTTGAGGTTAAATGACGAAACGGTCAATTTAAAACCTGATTTCGAACAGTTATTTAAAAAGTACACTTTTAGCGGGGAAACTAAAGTCGACCACTTATTTATCACTAAAAAAATCGGAAAGTATGAAATTAAAATATTATTTGATAATATCAACAAAATTAAAGATGGCCCCAACAGCGATCCACGTTATTTAATCCTTTCTCAATCAGTTTTCATATTGATTAAGTAG
- a CDS encoding BlaI/MecI/CopY family transcriptional regulator produces the protein MKIDHLTTAEEQLMKVLWDLNSGYMRNIIEAYPEPKPHANTISTFLKILVEKEFLTTTKEGRIFKYEVAIPIDEYRNYLLRNLINDYYDGSVENFNTSLRSQNLILTSNVESESELKQTTTDDIILTDFINEITGTKKKKKKKKKNKLKSMDEVKINVKKKK, from the coding sequence ATGAAAATAGATCATCTTACCACTGCAGAAGAACAATTGATGAAGGTTTTATGGGATCTCAATTCAGGTTACATGCGTAATATTATCGAAGCATATCCCGAACCTAAGCCACATGCTAATACTATTTCCACTTTTCTAAAGATTTTAGTTGAAAAAGAATTTTTAACAACCACAAAAGAGGGACGTATTTTCAAATATGAAGTTGCAATTCCTATTGATGAATACCGTAATTACTTGTTAAGGAACTTAATCAATGATTATTATGATGGCTCAGTCGAAAATTTTAACACGAGTCTTAGAAGCCAAAATCTAATTTTAACTTCTAATGTAGAAAGCGAATCGGAGTTAAAACAAACTACGACTGACGACATTATTTTAACCGATTTTATTAATGAAATCACCGGTACAAAAAAGAAAAAAAAGAAGAAGAAAAAGAATAAATTGAAGTCTATGGATGAAGTTAAAATCAACGTGAAGAAAAAGAAATAA
- the ytxJ gene encoding bacillithiol system redox-active protein YtxJ, whose product MSFLNKIFGSDETKDSSPTFWINIQSEEDLNKAIEKSFEKKVVLFKHSTRCFISKTVLKNFEKEVQSSDKNVAYYFLDLIAHRSISNEMAERFGITHQSPQMIVLENGKAIKDASHQSISVSLI is encoded by the coding sequence ATGAGCTTTTTAAATAAAATATTCGGCAGCGATGAAACAAAAGATTCATCACCTACATTTTGGATTAACATACAATCCGAAGAAGATCTAAATAAAGCAATTGAAAAATCCTTTGAAAAAAAAGTGGTTTTATTTAAACATTCTACAAGATGCTTTATCAGTAAAACAGTTTTGAAAAATTTTGAAAAAGAAGTTCAGAGTTCTGATAAAAATGTAGCGTATTACTTTTTAGATTTAATCGCTCATCGATCTATTTCCAATGAAATGGCCGAACGATTTGGAATTACCCATCAAAGTCCACAAATGATTGTTTTAGAAAATGGAAAAGCTATTAAAGATGCTTCTCACCAAAGTATTTCCGTTTCTTTGATTTAG
- a CDS encoding 2-oxo acid dehydrogenase subunit E2, producing MAEVITMPRLSDTMTDGKVAKWHFKVGDKVKEGDVLAEIETDKAVQDFETEFNGTLLYIGTEEGDASPVDSVLAIIGAEGEDISKLKGGMVDEGVSEKKEEKKIDEEHKTEDESTSIEQTTAEIPEGVEVITMPRLSDTMTEGKVAKWHFKVGDKVKEGDILAEIETDKAVQDFESEFNGTLLYTSVGEGEASPVDTVLAIIGPEGTDISGLKSGAPKKGESKPAPEKPSETISVSEDKETETSVQTSSTERLAISPLAKKMAEDKGIDVQSLKGSGENGRIVKKDIENYQPSAGTSAQPIQKVSTPAAVAAPAQVAVNFVQGEDSETPNSQVRNIIAKRLSESKFTAPHYYLIVEINMDKAIEARKEINSLPDTKISFNDMIIKATAMALRKHPQVNSTWKADKIIHHGNINVGVAVAIPDGLVVPVLKNADQMNYNQISAGVKDMAGRAKSKGLKANEMEGSTFSVSNLGMFGIETFTSIINQPNSAILSVGAIVEKPIVKDGQIVVGNTMKLSLACDHRVVDGATGAQFLQTLRTYLEQPLTLLL from the coding sequence ATGGCAGAAGTAATTACCATGCCCCGACTTTCTGATACGATGACGGACGGAAAAGTGGCAAAATGGCATTTCAAAGTCGGAGATAAAGTAAAGGAAGGTGATGTTTTAGCAGAAATTGAGACGGATAAAGCGGTCCAGGATTTCGAAACAGAGTTCAATGGGACTTTATTATATATCGGAACAGAAGAAGGTGACGCCTCACCAGTGGATTCTGTCTTAGCGATTATCGGCGCGGAAGGAGAAGATATCTCTAAACTCAAAGGTGGAATGGTTGATGAAGGCGTTTCTGAGAAAAAAGAAGAAAAGAAAATAGACGAGGAACATAAAACCGAAGACGAATCTACAAGCATTGAACAAACGACTGCTGAAATTCCCGAAGGAGTAGAAGTGATTACAATGCCTAGACTTTCTGATACCATGACCGAAGGTAAAGTAGCAAAATGGCACTTTAAAGTTGGAGATAAAGTTAAAGAAGGAGATATTCTTGCTGAAATAGAAACCGATAAGGCGGTACAGGATTTCGAGTCTGAGTTCAATGGCACTTTGCTTTATACCAGTGTTGGTGAGGGCGAAGCGAGTCCTGTAGATACGGTGTTGGCAATTATTGGTCCAGAAGGTACTGATATTTCAGGATTGAAATCTGGTGCTCCGAAAAAAGGGGAATCCAAACCTGCACCTGAAAAACCTTCAGAAACCATTTCTGTTTCTGAAGATAAAGAAACAGAAACTTCAGTTCAAACTTCTTCAACTGAAAGATTGGCAATTTCTCCTTTGGCTAAAAAAATGGCCGAAGACAAAGGTATTGATGTTCAGTCTTTAAAAGGGAGTGGCGAGAATGGCAGAATTGTAAAAAAAGATATTGAAAACTATCAACCAAGCGCTGGTACTTCTGCACAACCAATACAAAAAGTTTCAACGCCTGCTGCAGTAGCTGCTCCAGCGCAAGTAGCTGTCAATTTTGTTCAGGGTGAAGATTCTGAAACGCCGAATTCTCAAGTTCGAAATATTATTGCAAAACGTCTTTCTGAAAGTAAATTTACTGCACCGCATTATTATTTGATCGTAGAAATCAACATGGATAAAGCGATTGAAGCGAGAAAAGAAATTAATTCTTTACCAGATACCAAGATTTCATTTAACGATATGATCATAAAAGCTACCGCGATGGCTTTAAGAAAACATCCACAAGTGAATTCGACCTGGAAAGCAGATAAAATAATTCACCACGGAAATATCAACGTTGGTGTTGCTGTTGCAATCCCTGACGGATTGGTGGTTCCTGTTCTGAAAAATGCAGATCAAATGAATTACAATCAGATTTCTGCAGGTGTTAAAGATATGGCAGGAAGAGCGAAATCCAAAGGTTTGAAAGCCAATGAAATGGAAGGTTCTACCTTCTCAGTTTCTAACTTAGGAATGTTTGGGATCGAAACTTTTACGTCAATTATCAACCAGCCGAATTCTGCGATTCTTTCAGTGGGAGCGATTGTTGAAAAACCAATTGTAAAAGACGGACAAATTGTGGTCGGAAATACCATGAAACTTTCTTTGGCATGTGACCATAGAGTAGTTGATGGTGCTACCGGAGCGCAGTTTTTACAGACTTTGAGAACGTATTTAGAACAACCTTTGACTTTGTTGCTCTAA
- a CDS encoding polysaccharide deacetylase family protein, producing MSVQFYNNVSWLTKIIPLDQFLRQSGQKMILPFYHTVSDLPAPHFSELGYYRDQEMFIKDLDFFQGNFESIDLHDFGDSKKAFHLSFDDGLSENFSLVAKLLNERKIHATFFINLDFIDNKKMFIRHKISLILHQLNHSESNLRVASEYMKCEEIDLEGKVKKILEEKKVDELAALLQINFSDYLMEQRPYLSTAELKEMKKMGFNIGNHSLSHPRFSTLAFKNQKIEVQQVNNFLKNELLAEDLYFCFPYGDDRVENQFFEWLCSEGEILKSFGTAGLKKDHFPNHFHRILMEYPHLTAQQIIKGEYMYYFAKAFLNKNKIRR from the coding sequence ATGAGTGTACAGTTTTATAATAATGTAAGTTGGCTCACTAAAATAATTCCTCTTGACCAATTTTTGCGCCAGTCTGGTCAGAAAATGATTCTGCCCTTTTACCATACGGTCAGTGATTTGCCAGCACCTCATTTTTCAGAATTAGGATATTACCGAGATCAGGAAATGTTCATAAAAGACCTTGATTTTTTTCAGGGAAATTTTGAAAGTATTGATTTACATGATTTCGGCGATTCGAAAAAAGCATTCCATTTATCTTTTGATGATGGTTTAAGTGAAAACTTTTCGCTTGTTGCAAAATTATTGAATGAACGAAAAATACACGCCACTTTTTTTATCAATTTGGATTTCATTGATAACAAAAAAATGTTTATAAGACACAAAATAAGCCTTATTCTACACCAACTTAATCACTCGGAATCAAATCTAAGAGTAGCTTCAGAATATATGAAGTGTGAAGAAATCGATCTTGAAGGTAAAGTAAAAAAAATATTAGAAGAGAAAAAAGTTGATGAACTTGCTGCTTTGTTGCAAATCAATTTCAGTGATTATTTAATGGAGCAAAGGCCATATCTTTCTACGGCGGAATTAAAAGAGATGAAGAAAATGGGTTTTAATATAGGTAACCATAGTCTTAGTCACCCTCGTTTCAGCACACTTGCTTTTAAAAATCAAAAAATAGAAGTACAGCAGGTTAATAATTTTTTAAAAAATGAACTTCTTGCAGAAGATTTATATTTCTGCTTTCCATATGGCGATGATCGGGTTGAAAATCAATTTTTTGAGTGGTTGTGTTCTGAGGGGGAAATTTTAAAATCATTCGGAACGGCGGGGCTGAAGAAGGATCACTTTCCGAATCATTTTCATCGAATCTTGATGGAATATCCTCATTTAACCGCTCAACAAATAATTAAAGGCGAATATATGTATTACTTTGCAAAAGCTTTTTTAAATAAAAATAAAATCAGACGATGA
- the radC gene encoding RadC family protein, with protein MSIKFLAEDDRPREKFLLKGKNALSDAELLAIIMGSGNREDSAVELGRKILHSVSNNWHNLSLMQISDLMKFKGIGEAKAISIATALEIGRRRASQEVPEKVQVSSSCESYKVLLPFLSDLHTEEFWAIYLNQNNRVLGKSKLSSGGINQSVVDVRILFKTALEHFSTGIIIAHNHPSGNLKPSSEDLKITKQIAEAGKILNIQLLDHLIIAQNSYLSFADEGLL; from the coding sequence ATGTCTATTAAATTCCTTGCTGAAGACGACCGACCCAGAGAAAAATTTTTACTAAAAGGTAAGAATGCTTTATCTGATGCTGAATTATTGGCAATTATTATGGGAAGCGGGAATAGAGAGGATTCTGCAGTCGAGTTGGGAAGAAAAATACTACATTCTGTTTCAAATAACTGGCATAACCTGTCTCTAATGCAGATTTCTGATCTAATGAAATTTAAAGGAATTGGCGAGGCAAAAGCGATTTCAATTGCAACAGCTTTAGAGATTGGAAGAAGACGAGCCTCACAAGAAGTACCCGAAAAAGTACAGGTGAGCAGTAGCTGCGAAAGTTATAAAGTTCTTTTACCATTTTTGAGTGATCTCCATACTGAAGAATTTTGGGCGATCTATCTCAATCAAAATAACCGGGTTTTAGGAAAAAGCAAATTATCTTCTGGTGGCATTAATCAATCGGTGGTCGATGTAAGAATACTTTTTAAAACGGCTTTGGAACATTTTTCAACTGGAATTATTATAGCTCATAATCATCCGTCCGGGAACCTAAAACCAAGTTCTGAAGATTTAAAAATTACCAAGCAGATTGCAGAAGCAGGAAAAATTTTGAATATCCAATTGTTAGACCATCTAATAATTGCTCAGAATTCTTATTTAAGTTTTGCAGATGAAGGGTTACTATGA
- a CDS encoding phosphatase PAP2 family protein: MMKSYTEPLLKISKFISTVFNPINSLLFYFVIYSLKNSSLKESLQNFLPIFLITILPISGWILWNVKKKRYSDSDVSNRKQRKSLYFFIGGAISIYLLFIYLKFERIDWVLFFLLVLLLLMQISNYLIKSSMHTAINIFVAALFFTISPLIGIFWLGVSVVVAISRIILKRHSPAEVFAGSFIGISVSFIYLYTHIQTAI; the protein is encoded by the coding sequence ATGATGAAATCTTATACGGAACCTCTTCTAAAAATATCGAAATTCATCTCAACTGTTTTCAATCCTATCAATTCCTTGCTTTTTTATTTCGTGATTTACAGTCTTAAAAACTCCTCCTTAAAAGAATCATTACAAAATTTCTTACCGATCTTTCTAATCACTATTCTTCCAATATCTGGGTGGATCTTGTGGAATGTAAAAAAGAAAAGATATTCAGACTCCGATGTTTCTAACCGCAAGCAACGCAAAAGTCTTTATTTCTTTATCGGGGGAGCGATCTCAATTTATTTGCTATTTATCTATCTGAAATTCGAAAGAATCGATTGGGTCTTGTTCTTTCTACTGGTTTTACTACTTCTTATGCAAATCAGTAACTACCTTATTAAAAGTTCAATGCATACAGCGATCAATATTTTTGTTGCAGCACTCTTTTTCACAATTTCTCCCTTAATAGGAATCTTTTGGCTTGGAGTTTCTGTAGTGGTAGCGATCAGCAGAATTATCTTAAAAAGACACAGTCCTGCCGAAGTATTTGCAGGTAGTTTTATCGGTATTTCTGTATCTTTTATTTATCTTTATACCCATATACAAACAGCAATTTAA
- a CDS encoding ABC transporter ATP-binding protein: protein MIKATNIHKFYGNLEVLKGVDIHIQEGEVISIVGESGAGKSTLLQILGTLDKPSNPNKFNTTLELAGQSFVNMSDRQLSRFRNENIGFVFQFHQLLPEFSALENVLLPTKIAGKNEKESLDKAYSLFEDLNIAHRIHHKPNEMSGGEAQRTAVARALINSPKIIFADEPTGNLDSKNADDLHQLFFDLRDKYHQTFVIVTHNTHLADTTDRKLVMKDGQII, encoded by the coding sequence ATGATTAAAGCGACTAATATTCATAAATTCTACGGCAATTTAGAAGTGTTGAAAGGAGTGGATATCCACATTCAGGAAGGAGAAGTGATCTCTATCGTCGGCGAATCCGGCGCTGGTAAATCGACTTTACTGCAAATCCTGGGAACACTTGATAAACCTAGCAATCCCAATAAATTTAACACCACACTCGAATTGGCCGGCCAGTCCTTTGTCAACATGAGCGACCGACAATTGTCGCGGTTCCGAAATGAAAATATTGGATTTGTATTTCAGTTTCATCAACTTTTACCTGAATTTTCAGCTTTGGAAAATGTTCTTTTACCAACCAAAATTGCTGGAAAAAATGAAAAAGAATCTTTGGATAAAGCATATTCTCTTTTTGAAGATTTAAATATTGCACATCGAATTCATCATAAACCTAATGAAATGTCGGGTGGTGAAGCCCAAAGAACGGCTGTTGCAAGAGCATTAATCAACTCTCCAAAAATTATTTTTGCCGATGAACCCACAGGGAATTTAGATTCAAAAAATGCAGATGATCTGCACCAACTTTTTTTTGATTTAAGAGATAAATATCATCAAACTTTCGTTATTGTTACCCACAACACGCATCTTGCAGATACGACAGATCGTAAGCTTGTGATGAAGGATGGACAAATTATTTAA
- a CDS encoding RNA polymerase sigma factor RpoD/SigA, whose translation MRQLKITKQVTNRETASLDKYLQEIGKVDLITADEEVDLAQKIRAGDTVALEKLIKANLRFVVSVSKQYQNQGLSLPDLINEGNLGLMKAAKRYDETRGFKFISYAVWWIRQSILQALAEQSRIVRLPLNKIGSINKINKAYAHLEQENERPPSPEELAEVLDMSESDIKESMKNSGRHLSMDAPLVEGEDSNLYDVLRSGESPSPDKDLMLESLQIEIERALQTLTPREADLVRLYFGLNGKHPMTLEEIGETFDLTRERVRQIKEKAIKRLKHNTRSKILKSYLGK comes from the coding sequence ATGAGACAATTAAAAATTACCAAACAGGTTACCAACAGAGAAACCGCCTCTCTCGACAAGTATTTGCAGGAGATTGGAAAAGTTGATTTGATTACGGCCGACGAAGAAGTTGACTTGGCACAAAAAATTCGCGCTGGAGACACCGTGGCTTTGGAGAAATTGATTAAAGCCAACCTCCGTTTCGTAGTATCTGTTTCTAAACAATACCAAAATCAAGGGCTTTCTTTGCCCGATTTAATAAATGAAGGGAATCTAGGCTTAATGAAAGCTGCGAAAAGATATGATGAAACCAGAGGTTTTAAATTTATCTCGTATGCAGTATGGTGGATCCGTCAGTCCATTTTACAGGCGTTGGCAGAACAATCAAGAATTGTAAGATTGCCATTAAATAAAATTGGATCGATCAATAAAATTAACAAAGCGTATGCACATTTGGAGCAGGAAAACGAAAGACCTCCGTCTCCAGAGGAGTTGGCGGAAGTTTTGGATATGAGCGAATCGGACATTAAAGAATCAATGAAAAATTCCGGAAGACATTTGTCCATGGATGCACCATTGGTTGAAGGTGAAGATTCTAACTTATATGATGTTTTGCGTTCTGGTGAATCACCAAGCCCAGATAAAGACTTGATGTTGGAATCATTACAAATCGAAATCGAAAGAGCGTTGCAAACTTTGACCCCACGTGAGGCAGATTTGGTTCGTTTGTATTTCGGATTGAATGGAAAACATCCAATGACTTTGGAAGAAATCGGTGAAACTTTCGATCTAACAAGAGAAAGAGTTCGTCAGATCAAAGAAAAAGCAATTAAAAGATTGAAACACAATACGAGAAGTAAAATTCTTAAATCGTATTTAGGTAAATAA
- a CDS encoding RNA recognition motif domain-containing protein has translation MNIFVSNINYATQEQSLQDLFSEFGEVSSAKIITDRETGRSRGFGFVEMSDEDGKNAIESLNGKELDGKELNISEAKPREDKPRRSFDNNRSGGGGYGSGGGNRGGSGGGYGGGSRGGSNW, from the coding sequence ATGAACATTTTTGTTTCAAACATTAACTATGCAACTCAAGAACAGTCGTTGCAAGATTTATTTTCAGAATTTGGAGAAGTATCTTCTGCCAAAATTATCACAGACAGAGAAACTGGTAGATCGAGAGGTTTCGGTTTCGTTGAAATGAGTGACGAAGATGGCAAAAACGCTATCGAGTCTCTAAACGGAAAAGAATTGGACGGTAAAGAACTTAACATTTCTGAAGCTAAACCAAGAGAAGACAAACCAAGAAGAAGCTTCGACAACAACCGTTCAGGTGGTGGAGGTTACGGAAGCGGCGGTGGAAACCGTGGTGGAAGTGGAGGTGGTTACGGTGGAGGAAGCCGTGGCGGATCTAACTGGTAA